A single Paenibacillus sp. FSL R5-0517 DNA region contains:
- a CDS encoding flagellar hook-basal body protein — protein sequence MLRGLYTATAGMITQQRRHDTATQNIVNMNTTGYKQVNSVSRSFPEMLITLVGGDANLPTKRLGKLNTGVFAEESLSMNLQGTIMETGQKNDFSISSNITVNDPQTGQPVPFDASGKFVRADGTVTYQPQAYFTVQDAEGNTGYTRDGHFEITGTGQLLSSTGSQVLDNNGQPVVLTGSVEQFKVDEQGRLVDAATGAPTGVTLGISVIDQPNQLVRQGDGNFSLSDENGATARMMAAGDNVQIRQGYLEGSNVDASQATVDMNAAFRAYEANQKVVQFYDRSLDKAVNEVGRV from the coding sequence ATGTTAAGAGGTCTGTACACCGCTACTGCGGGGATGATTACGCAACAACGCCGCCATGACACAGCAACACAGAATATCGTAAATATGAACACCACGGGATATAAACAGGTCAACAGCGTAAGCCGTTCCTTCCCGGAAATGCTCATTACCTTGGTAGGCGGAGATGCAAATCTCCCGACAAAGCGGCTGGGCAAGCTGAACACGGGGGTGTTCGCGGAAGAGAGTTTGTCCATGAATTTGCAGGGGACCATTATGGAGACGGGGCAGAAAAATGATTTTTCCATTTCATCCAATATAACGGTCAATGATCCGCAGACTGGACAACCTGTCCCTTTTGATGCATCAGGCAAATTTGTACGGGCCGATGGCACGGTAACTTATCAGCCTCAGGCGTATTTTACAGTTCAGGATGCAGAAGGTAACACCGGTTATACACGTGATGGTCACTTCGAGATTACAGGAACGGGACAACTGCTGAGCTCAACAGGTTCACAAGTGTTGGATAATAATGGACAACCTGTAGTGTTGACAGGTTCCGTAGAGCAATTTAAAGTGGATGAGCAAGGTCGTTTGGTGGATGCAGCAACCGGTGCACCGACAGGGGTTACTCTCGGCATTAGTGTCATTGACCAGCCGAATCAACTGGTTCGTCAAGGTGATGGCAATTTCAGTCTCAGTGATGAAAATGGGGCAACTGCCCGGATGATGGCTGCTGGTGATAATGTGCAGATCCGTCAGGGTTATCTGGAAGGCTCCAATGTTGATGCTTCACAGGCAACAGTCGATATGAACGCCGCATTCCGGGCGTATGAAGCGAATCAGAAGGTCGTACAGTTCTACGACCGCAGTTTGGATAAAGCCGTCAATGAAGTCGGGCGTGTATAA
- a CDS encoding rod shape-determining protein: MFSKDIGIDLGTANVLIHVKGSGVVLDEPSVVTIERDTKRVLAVGEEARRMVGRTPGNIVAIRPLRDGVIADFEITEAMLRHFINRVGARSWYSHPRILICAPTNITSVEQKAIREAAERSGAKEVFLEEEPKAAAIGAGMDIFQPSGNMVVDIGGGTTDVAVLSMGDVVTASSIKVAGDKFDEAIIKFIKAKYKLMIGERTAEDIKIAIGSVHPGGRQTEMDIRGRDMVSGLPVTVTVSGNEVQEALWDSVQSIIVAAKSVLERTPPELSADIIDRGVVLTGGGALLNGLDELLSNELHVPVWVAEDPMHCVVKGTGIMLNNLDQVVKKKF, encoded by the coding sequence ATGTTTAGCAAGGATATCGGTATTGATCTTGGCACGGCAAACGTGCTTATTCACGTGAAAGGAAGTGGGGTTGTCCTCGATGAACCTTCCGTCGTGACCATTGAAAGAGATACGAAGCGTGTCCTTGCTGTTGGGGAAGAAGCGCGTCGTATGGTGGGGCGTACTCCAGGTAACATTGTTGCCATTAGACCGCTGCGTGACGGCGTTATTGCGGACTTCGAGATTACGGAAGCGATGCTCAGACATTTCATTAATCGTGTGGGTGCAAGAAGCTGGTACAGCCACCCTCGAATTTTGATCTGTGCACCAACGAACATTACTTCCGTGGAACAGAAGGCCATCCGCGAGGCGGCAGAACGCAGCGGTGCCAAAGAAGTGTTTCTGGAAGAAGAGCCGAAAGCTGCAGCGATCGGTGCGGGAATGGATATTTTTCAGCCGAGCGGCAATATGGTCGTGGATATCGGCGGCGGTACGACTGACGTTGCAGTCCTGTCTATGGGCGACGTGGTCACCGCCTCTTCTATTAAAGTCGCAGGGGACAAGTTCGACGAAGCTATTATCAAGTTTATCAAAGCCAAGTACAAGCTTATGATCGGTGAACGGACCGCGGAAGATATCAAAATTGCGATTGGTTCAGTACATCCGGGTGGACGTCAAACCGAGATGGATATTCGCGGACGCGATATGGTATCCGGTCTGCCTGTTACCGTAACGGTATCGGGAAATGAAGTACAGGAAGCTCTCTGGGATTCTGTGCAATCCATCATCGTAGCAGCGAAGTCGGTATTGGAACGTACACCGCCTGAATTGTCAGCGGACATTATCGATCGTGGTGTTGTATTGACAGGTGGAGGTGCATTGCTGAACGGACTGGACGAGCTTTTGTCCAATGAATTGCATGTACCGGTGTGGGTTGCGGAAGATCCAATGCACTGTGTCGTCAAGGGGACAGGCATTATGCTTAATAATTTGGATCAGGTGGTTAAGAAAAAGTTCTAA
- a CDS encoding M23 family metallopeptidase: MNEQNKKTVQEETPKTTQGVPASQPSSWKRAMSKRWVFPAAYIAAAGIILTLVWVYQGTGDKAMNPDSASGVVETGASAGTEGTAAGGEEESVEVVAKSENFVWPVAVPSEISVVKPFYDSEASTEEHEAAMVQYNDTFIPNTGVDLARGDNKTFEVKAALAGKVTRVEQNPLTGQVVEITHSDNLKTVYQSLADVKVKQDDEVKQGDAIASAGVNELGKTLGNHLHFEVYEDGQPVNPQGYLPEK, from the coding sequence ATGAATGAACAAAACAAAAAAACAGTCCAAGAAGAAACTCCTAAAACAACTCAAGGAGTACCGGCTAGCCAGCCCTCTTCATGGAAAAGAGCAATGTCCAAACGCTGGGTCTTCCCGGCAGCCTACATCGCAGCAGCAGGCATTATACTAACCTTAGTGTGGGTCTATCAGGGAACAGGCGACAAAGCTATGAACCCGGACTCTGCTAGCGGGGTAGTAGAAACAGGTGCATCGGCGGGTACAGAAGGAACAGCAGCAGGCGGAGAAGAAGAAAGTGTGGAAGTTGTTGCCAAGTCGGAGAATTTTGTATGGCCGGTAGCGGTACCGTCCGAAATTTCGGTAGTAAAACCTTTCTATGATAGCGAAGCTTCAACCGAGGAACATGAAGCGGCAATGGTGCAGTACAATGATACATTCATCCCGAACACGGGTGTGGATCTGGCACGTGGGGATAACAAAACGTTTGAAGTCAAAGCAGCGCTTGCCGGTAAAGTTACCCGGGTTGAACAAAATCCGCTCACAGGTCAAGTTGTGGAAATCACACACAGTGATAACCTGAAAACGGTATACCAAAGCTTGGCAGACGTCAAAGTGAAACAGGACGACGAAGTGAAACAGGGAGATGCGATTGCATCTGCTGGTGTCAATGAATTGGGTAAAACGCTTGGCAACCACCTTCACTTTGAAGTGTACGAAGATGGACAGCCGGTTAACCCGCAAGGATATCTTCCGGAAAAATAA
- the spoIIID gene encoding sporulation transcriptional regulator SpoIIID, which produces MHDYIKERTIKIGRCIVETRNTVRTIAKEFGVSKSTVHKDLTERLPEINPDLADQVKHILEYHKSIRHLRGGEATKIKYKKTSGKKREVLASAKS; this is translated from the coding sequence GTGCACGATTACATCAAGGAACGGACCATCAAAATTGGTCGCTGCATTGTTGAGACGAGGAATACGGTCCGTACCATAGCCAAAGAATTCGGCGTGTCAAAGAGTACTGTGCATAAGGATCTGACGGAGCGTCTGCCGGAAATCAACCCTGATCTTGCTGACCAGGTGAAACACATTTTGGAGTATCACAAATCAATCCGCCATTTGCGGGGCGGTGAAGCGACCAAAATTAAATACAAAAAAACGAGTGGCAAGAAACGTGAGGTGTTGGCTTCCGCCAAATCGTAA
- the atpG gene encoding ATP synthase F1 subunit gamma — translation MAKGMREIKRQIKSVQSTKQITKAMEMVAAAKLRKAQEKAEAARPYSEKLKEVVASIASSTQGIQHPMLESRPVKKTAYLIITSDRGLAGGYNANVLRQVNQTLKERHNSQDDYELFVIGRKGRDYFRRREMAMASTTTDLSDSPSFADIKSIAHEAVHGFELAEFDELYICYNRFVNALTQIPTVEKLLPMETPEVTAAEGPTASYEYEPSAEAVLEVLLPRYAETLIYGALLNGKASELGAKMTAMGNATKNASKLINDLSLTYNRARQAAITQEITEIVAGANAAQG, via the coding sequence ATGGCAAAAGGCATGCGCGAAATTAAGCGGCAAATTAAAAGCGTACAAAGCACCAAGCAGATCACCAAAGCAATGGAGATGGTAGCTGCTGCAAAACTGCGTAAAGCGCAGGAAAAAGCGGAAGCAGCCCGTCCTTATTCGGAGAAACTGAAAGAAGTTGTAGCGAGTATTGCATCTAGCACGCAAGGCATACAGCATCCGATGTTGGAGAGCCGTCCGGTCAAAAAGACAGCTTATCTGATCATTACATCGGACCGTGGTCTTGCGGGTGGATACAATGCGAACGTTTTGCGTCAGGTTAATCAGACGCTCAAAGAGCGCCACAACTCCCAGGATGACTACGAATTGTTCGTCATTGGACGTAAGGGACGCGACTACTTCAGACGTCGTGAAATGGCGATGGCATCCACAACAACGGATCTGTCGGATTCGCCTTCATTTGCAGATATCAAATCCATCGCACACGAAGCTGTTCATGGGTTTGAACTGGCTGAATTTGATGAATTGTACATTTGTTATAACCGCTTTGTGAATGCGTTGACCCAGATTCCTACGGTAGAAAAACTTCTTCCAATGGAAACACCTGAGGTAACTGCTGCGGAAGGACCAACGGCAAGCTACGAATACGAGCCGTCTGCTGAAGCTGTACTTGAAGTTTTGCTTCCGCGTTATGCGGAAACGCTGATCTATGGTGCACTTCTGAACGGTAAGGCGAGTGAGCTGGGTGCGAAAATGACGGCAATGGGTAATGCAACCAAAAATGCATCTAAACTCATTAATGACTTGTCATTGACATACAACCGTGCCCGCCAAGCGGCGATTACGCAGGAGATTACGGAAATTGTGGCAGGTGCCAACGCAGCACAAGGCTAA
- a CDS encoding flagellar hook-basal body protein, protein MNNSMISAKVSMTAIQQRLDVIADNIANVNTAGYKSKQAAFEDVLTRVQQQPDKYKLDGRSTPMGYNLGFGARLADVTKDMSQGPLNETGLPTDLAIEGNAMFAVEANGEKMWTRQGAFHFVPDTRPKANPNAPDMMVMVNGEGHFALDRQGNRITAPNNSKVAFDENGNLLIRRGNEANAIIGAQLQVVDIERPEGLVQYADNLFGLDAGLTEDDVFGANAATRQAAALIRPGFLEQSNVDMTQEMTLLMQGQRTYQLAAKALTSSDSMLGLANNMRA, encoded by the coding sequence ATGAATAATTCGATGATTAGTGCCAAGGTTTCCATGACTGCCATACAGCAACGATTGGATGTCATTGCCGATAATATTGCCAACGTGAATACGGCAGGCTATAAGAGCAAGCAAGCGGCCTTCGAGGATGTGCTGACCCGGGTGCAACAACAACCGGACAAGTACAAACTGGATGGACGCTCCACACCGATGGGATATAACCTCGGTTTTGGTGCTCGTTTGGCGGATGTGACGAAGGATATGTCTCAAGGCCCCTTGAACGAGACCGGTCTTCCGACTGATCTGGCCATTGAAGGAAATGCCATGTTTGCAGTTGAAGCGAACGGGGAGAAAATGTGGACACGTCAGGGTGCATTTCATTTTGTACCGGATACAAGACCAAAAGCCAATCCAAATGCACCAGATATGATGGTGATGGTCAATGGTGAAGGCCACTTTGCTCTGGATCGTCAAGGTAATCGCATTACGGCACCGAATAATAGCAAAGTTGCTTTTGATGAAAATGGCAACCTGTTAATCCGACGCGGTAATGAGGCGAACGCAATCATTGGGGCACAACTGCAAGTGGTAGACATTGAACGCCCTGAAGGTCTGGTACAATATGCGGATAACCTGTTCGGCCTGGATGCGGGATTAACCGAGGATGATGTATTTGGCGCGAATGCAGCTACACGTCAAGCAGCTGCCTTAATCCGTCCAGGATTTCTGGAGCAATCCAATGTGGATATGACACAGGAGATGACTCTGCTTATGCAAGGACAGCGGACATATCAACTGGCGGCCAAGGCACTAACTTCAAGTGATTCCATGTTGGGTCTCGCCAACAATATGAGAGCATAA
- the atpD gene encoding F0F1 ATP synthase subunit beta — protein MNKGRVVSIMGPVVDVEFDRGGLPEILNAITITTVSESGVSVNLTLEASKHLGDNRVRCIAMSSTDGLVRGMEALDTGAPISVPVGEATLGRVFNVLGEAIDTGGAVAAEHKNPIHRSAPAFDELTTQAEMLETGIKVIDLLAPYAKGGKIGLFGGAGVGKTVTIQELINNIAQEHGGISVFAGVGERTREGNDLYHEMSDSGVINKTAMVFGQMNEPPGARLRVALTGLTMAEYFRDEEGRDVLLFIDNIFRFTQAGSEVSALLGRMPSAVGYQPTLATEMGQLQERITSTKKGSVTSIQAIYVPADDYTDPAPATTFAHLDATTNLERKISEMGIYPAVDPLASSSRILSPEVVGEEHYSVAQGVKRILARYNELQDIIAILGMDELSEEDRALVYRARKIQRFLSQPFHVAEAFNGIPGKYVPVKETVRSFKEILEGKYDDLPEAAFLFVGTIEEAVEKAKTLV, from the coding sequence ATGAACAAAGGACGCGTTGTGAGCATCATGGGTCCGGTTGTTGACGTCGAGTTTGATCGCGGCGGTCTGCCGGAAATCCTCAATGCCATTACGATCACTACAGTAAGTGAGAGCGGCGTTAGTGTAAACCTTACACTCGAAGCTTCGAAACATCTGGGTGACAACCGAGTACGTTGTATTGCGATGTCCTCCACGGATGGACTTGTTCGTGGTATGGAAGCTTTAGATACAGGAGCACCAATCTCTGTACCTGTCGGTGAAGCAACACTGGGTCGTGTATTTAACGTACTCGGCGAAGCAATTGATACTGGCGGTGCCGTAGCTGCTGAGCACAAGAACCCGATTCACCGTTCAGCACCTGCATTTGATGAACTGACTACCCAAGCAGAGATGCTGGAGACAGGAATCAAAGTTATCGACTTGCTTGCTCCTTACGCTAAAGGTGGTAAGATCGGTCTCTTCGGCGGTGCCGGTGTAGGTAAGACGGTAACCATTCAGGAATTGATCAACAACATCGCACAAGAACACGGTGGTATCTCCGTATTCGCGGGTGTTGGTGAGCGTACACGTGAAGGTAATGACTTGTATCACGAGATGAGTGATTCTGGCGTTATCAACAAAACAGCAATGGTCTTCGGACAAATGAACGAGCCTCCAGGCGCACGTCTTCGTGTAGCCCTCACAGGTCTGACCATGGCGGAATACTTCCGTGATGAAGAAGGCCGTGACGTGTTGCTCTTTATCGATAATATCTTCCGTTTCACCCAAGCGGGTTCAGAAGTATCTGCCTTGCTTGGACGTATGCCTTCCGCAGTAGGTTACCAACCTACGTTGGCAACAGAAATGGGTCAACTGCAAGAACGTATCACATCAACGAAAAAAGGTTCTGTAACATCCATCCAGGCCATCTACGTGCCTGCGGATGACTACACTGACCCGGCTCCTGCAACGACGTTTGCTCACTTGGATGCAACGACGAACCTGGAGCGTAAAATTTCCGAGATGGGTATCTACCCTGCGGTAGATCCACTGGCTTCCAGCTCCCGGATCTTGTCCCCTGAAGTTGTAGGTGAAGAACACTACAGCGTAGCTCAAGGCGTTAAACGTATCTTGGCGCGTTACAATGAATTGCAAGATATCATTGCGATCTTGGGTATGGACGAGTTGAGTGAGGAAGACAGAGCGCTTGTATACCGTGCTCGTAAAATCCAACGTTTCTTGTCCCAGCCTTTCCACGTTGCTGAAGCATTTAACGGTATTCCGGGTAAATACGTTCCGGTTAAAGAAACGGTGCGCAGCTTTAAAGAGATTCTCGAAGGTAAGTATGATGATCTTCCGGAAGCAGCTTTCCTCTTTGTTGGTACAATTGAAGAGGCAGTGGAGAAAGCCAAAACACTGGTTTAG
- a CDS encoding DNA-directed RNA polymerase subunit beta encodes MTETQQQNSKPEKKEVKKKKSGWRIARWFLVPALLVLALAGGMVAGYVVLGKQDIGSVWQWSTWEHVYNLVFAP; translated from the coding sequence ATGACAGAAACACAGCAGCAGAACAGTAAGCCAGAGAAAAAGGAAGTCAAGAAGAAGAAGAGTGGATGGCGCATCGCTAGATGGTTCCTGGTCCCGGCCCTGCTTGTTCTTGCCCTCGCTGGCGGAATGGTAGCTGGATATGTGGTACTGGGCAAACAGGATATCGGTTCCGTATGGCAATGGAGTACATGGGAACATGTATATAATCTAGTGTTCGCTCCATAA
- a CDS encoding F0F1 ATP synthase subunit epsilon, protein MSTFLLEIVTPERLVYSEQVDSITARGIEGELGILPGHIPMVTPLQIAPIYIRNGKENKQVAIGGGFIEVRKDKVVVLAESAEFPENIDVDRARAAKERAERRLASQSNQDHFDHRRAEIALQKAVNRINVFGK, encoded by the coding sequence TTGAGCACCTTTTTGTTGGAGATTGTAACACCTGAGCGTCTGGTGTATTCAGAACAAGTGGATAGCATCACGGCTCGTGGTATTGAAGGGGAACTGGGCATACTGCCTGGTCATATTCCTATGGTTACACCTTTGCAGATTGCACCAATCTATATTCGTAACGGAAAAGAAAATAAACAAGTTGCTATCGGTGGCGGGTTTATCGAAGTACGTAAAGATAAGGTTGTTGTACTCGCAGAGAGTGCTGAATTCCCGGAAAACATTGATGTGGACCGTGCGCGTGCGGCGAAAGAGCGGGCAGAACGTCGGCTTGCAAGCCAAAGCAATCAGGACCACTTTGATCACCGTCGTGCAGAGATTGCGCTGCAAAAAGCGGTTAACCGGATTAACGTTTTTGGCAAATAA
- a CDS encoding DUF1146 family protein, translating to MDTDLTNQVNQALSTNGLVSIIVSLLCIALSWWALQNLKLDLIIRQPRGAQGRLLHLLLAIILGHAVAGFVIDYLSWTQMLRNLF from the coding sequence ATGGATACTGATCTGACGAATCAGGTGAACCAGGCGTTAAGCACCAATGGCTTGGTCTCAATCATCGTCTCCCTTTTATGTATTGCGTTGTCTTGGTGGGCTTTGCAGAATCTCAAACTGGATTTAATCATCAGACAACCACGAGGTGCTCAGGGAAGACTGTTACATTTGTTGCTCGCCATCATTCTGGGGCATGCCGTTGCTGGCTTTGTCATTGACTACTTGTCATGGACTCAAATGTTGCGTAATTTGTTTTAA
- the spoIID gene encoding stage II sporulation protein D, translating to MKEARVQVKVPLIPRPGMQEPEENIVSGVERDKPAPLNLRTVPSQPARLSNPGRVSTDELNQQATEHIHIPVIELDQFRRVKRRRMRTFGRKPRWGRNATRWQPAAAVSALLAMALLIPVILVWPRTTESPKPIPAPTDASSTKTPAPVPAVPVTYPEPQVRVYLSATGTTMNLLLEDYVTGVVAAEMPAEFRLEALKAQAIAARTFIVRRLAASDTSGVPSGAADVTDTVSHQVFIPPDQVKADWTRLGKAKEWEKLQQAVRESRDTVMTYQGKAITASFFSTSNGYTENAEDVWGNAVPYLQSVDSPWDKTLAPGYKQTVTMKRNEILQKLNLDAIPVTTQKSGSWMEVLSTTKGHRIKEMQIAGETFSGPEVRKLLGLRSSQFSWKTTGDEVQITTYGYGHGVGMSQWGANGMAQEGHTATQILKHYYTGISFGQASKMLASK from the coding sequence ATGAAAGAAGCTCGTGTACAGGTAAAGGTACCCCTTATCCCTCGTCCAGGTATGCAAGAGCCGGAGGAGAATATCGTTTCTGGAGTGGAAAGAGACAAGCCTGCCCCATTAAATCTGAGGACTGTTCCATCACAGCCTGCAAGATTATCAAACCCAGGACGGGTGTCGACAGATGAGCTGAACCAGCAGGCAACCGAGCATATTCATATACCTGTAATTGAGCTGGATCAATTCCGCCGTGTGAAGCGTCGCCGAATGCGGACATTCGGACGAAAACCCCGATGGGGACGCAACGCTACACGATGGCAACCTGCTGCCGCTGTATCTGCCTTATTGGCAATGGCTTTGCTGATTCCGGTCATTCTGGTATGGCCACGGACAACCGAATCACCCAAGCCGATCCCTGCTCCAACAGATGCCAGCAGTACAAAAACTCCAGCTCCTGTGCCAGCAGTTCCTGTTACCTATCCAGAACCCCAGGTACGCGTATACCTGTCTGCAACGGGCACAACGATGAATCTGCTGCTGGAAGACTATGTTACGGGGGTTGTGGCTGCTGAGATGCCGGCGGAATTCAGGCTGGAGGCGTTAAAGGCGCAGGCGATAGCGGCTCGCACGTTTATCGTGCGAAGGCTTGCTGCTAGTGATACAAGCGGTGTTCCATCGGGTGCGGCGGATGTGACGGATACGGTCAGCCATCAGGTGTTTATTCCGCCAGATCAGGTAAAAGCAGATTGGACTCGCCTAGGGAAGGCGAAGGAATGGGAGAAGCTGCAACAGGCTGTGCGCGAAAGTCGAGATACGGTGATGACATATCAGGGCAAGGCGATCACCGCATCCTTTTTTTCCACAAGTAATGGGTATACCGAGAATGCGGAGGATGTGTGGGGTAACGCTGTACCGTATCTGCAAAGTGTGGACAGTCCATGGGACAAAACCCTTGCCCCAGGCTACAAACAGACCGTTACCATGAAACGTAACGAGATTTTGCAGAAGCTGAACCTGGATGCCATTCCGGTTACCACCCAGAAGAGTGGGTCGTGGATGGAGGTATTGTCTACAACCAAAGGACATCGGATTAAGGAAATGCAGATTGCAGGTGAAACCTTCAGTGGTCCAGAGGTGCGCAAGCTACTTGGATTAAGATCTAGCCAGTTCAGTTGGAAGACCACAGGTGATGAGGTCCAGATTACAACGTATGGATACGGGCATGGTGTTGGCATGAGCCAATGGGGAGCAAACGGCATGGCGCAGGAGGGACACACGGCCACCCAGATTCTCAAGCACTACTATACTGGCATCTCATTCGGACAGGCATCCAAGATGCTTGCATCGAAGTAG
- the murA gene encoding UDP-N-acetylglucosamine 1-carboxyvinyltransferase — protein sequence MSKFIVRGGKRLTGSVKVSGAKNSVLPIIAASLLGEEGQSVIIDAPPLDDVMTINKVLESLGAGVTYRDEVITVNAEKLTSCEAPYEWVSKMRASFLVMGPLLTRMGHTRISLPGGCAIGTRPIDQHLKGFEAMGAEISLGQGYIEARSQGRLRGAKIYLDVASVGATQNIMMAATLAEGVTVLENAAKEPEIVDLANFLNGMGAIVRGAGTGVIRIEGVEKLSGVTHTVIPDRVEAGTYMAAAAISGGDVYIEGAISDHLGSVIAKLEEMGVTIQPDENGVRVIADRPLKAVDVKTLPYPGFPTDMQSQMMALLLASEGTSVVTETVFENRFMHVDEFQLMNAEIKVEGRSSIITGNAKLKGAKVTATDLRAGAALIIAGLVAEGTTEVGGVHHIDRGYVHLAEKLNGLGADIYRISVDEPKLEATKAPSEKVEKEVPMFKVQPTLA from the coding sequence ATGAGCAAATTTATCGTCCGCGGTGGCAAAAGGTTGACCGGAAGTGTCAAAGTTAGCGGCGCTAAAAATTCTGTTCTTCCGATCATCGCTGCCTCTCTCTTAGGGGAAGAAGGACAAAGCGTTATTATTGACGCGCCTCCTCTAGACGATGTGATGACGATTAACAAGGTGTTGGAATCGCTGGGAGCGGGAGTTACATACCGGGACGAAGTGATTACCGTAAATGCGGAGAAGCTTACTTCCTGTGAAGCCCCGTACGAATGGGTAAGTAAAATGCGGGCGTCTTTCCTGGTCATGGGGCCTCTGTTGACTCGAATGGGTCATACAAGAATCTCACTTCCTGGTGGATGTGCCATCGGTACACGGCCTATTGATCAGCATTTGAAAGGTTTTGAAGCCATGGGCGCAGAGATCAGCTTGGGCCAAGGTTATATCGAAGCTCGTAGCCAAGGACGGTTACGTGGCGCGAAAATTTATCTGGATGTGGCTTCTGTAGGTGCCACTCAAAATATTATGATGGCTGCAACATTGGCCGAAGGCGTAACTGTTCTGGAGAATGCTGCCAAAGAACCTGAGATTGTGGATCTTGCCAATTTCCTGAACGGAATGGGTGCCATCGTACGTGGTGCTGGTACTGGAGTCATCCGCATTGAAGGTGTGGAAAAACTGTCAGGCGTTACACACACGGTCATTCCGGATCGGGTAGAAGCGGGTACGTACATGGCTGCTGCTGCAATTTCTGGTGGTGACGTGTACATTGAAGGTGCAATCTCTGATCACCTAGGCTCCGTTATCGCGAAGCTTGAAGAGATGGGTGTAACCATCCAACCGGATGAGAATGGCGTGCGTGTAATCGCAGATCGTCCTCTTAAGGCTGTGGATGTGAAAACATTACCATACCCAGGATTCCCGACAGATATGCAATCCCAGATGATGGCACTCTTGCTCGCATCTGAAGGAACAAGTGTTGTGACAGAGACTGTTTTTGAAAACCGATTCATGCATGTGGATGAGTTCCAATTGATGAATGCGGAGATCAAAGTTGAAGGACGTTCGTCCATCATCACAGGTAATGCCAAACTGAAGGGTGCCAAAGTAACGGCTACCGATTTGCGTGCGGGTGCCGCACTCATTATTGCAGGTCTTGTTGCTGAAGGTACAACGGAAGTGGGCGGTGTTCATCACATCGACCGTGGTTATGTACATCTGGCTGAGAAGCTTAACGGACTTGGCGCTGACATCTATCGGATCTCGGTTGATGAGCCTAAGCTGGAAGCAACCAAAGCTCCTAGTGAAAAAGTGGAGAAAGAAGTACCGATGTTTAAGGTGCAACCAACTTTGGCTTAA
- the fabZ gene encoding 3-hydroxyacyl-ACP dehydratase FabZ has translation MLDIKQIQEIIPHRPPFLLVDKILEIEDGKRAVGLKNVTINEPFFIGHFPEYPVMPGVLITEALAQVGAVAILNMEGNKGKIGFLAGLDNFRFRGQVVPGDTLILEVEITRLKGSIGKGKATARVDDKVVAEGEIMFALSDPS, from the coding sequence GTGCTCGATATTAAACAGATTCAAGAAATCATCCCGCACCGTCCCCCGTTTTTGCTGGTGGACAAGATTCTAGAGATTGAGGATGGCAAACGTGCCGTTGGTCTGAAGAACGTAACCATTAACGAACCATTCTTCATTGGTCATTTTCCGGAGTATCCGGTAATGCCGGGTGTACTGATTACTGAAGCGCTGGCTCAAGTTGGTGCAGTAGCCATTCTGAATATGGAAGGCAACAAAGGCAAAATTGGCTTTTTGGCGGGACTGGATAACTTCCGATTCCGTGGACAAGTCGTGCCCGGAGATACGTTGATCCTGGAAGTGGAGATTACACGTTTGAAGGGTTCCATTGGTAAAGGTAAAGCAACTGCCCGAGTGGACGATAAAGTAGTCGCTGAAGGCGAGATTATGTTTGCACTGTCTGACCCAAGCTGA